A single genomic interval of Chitinophaga sp. 180180018-3 harbors:
- a CDS encoding RagB/SusD family nutrient uptake outer membrane protein: MKKITYYILAGMLIVSSACKKDFLDRYSQTTISPELFFKSEEDLSLYVNGLLSLPGTGSYLGDQNSDNSATTGNMEIKNIMTGTPSSQSITSGWDWGRLRDINYFLDNCGKTPVTQDVKDHYAGVARFYRARFYFDKILRYSDVPWYGRALNPSDPELFKGRDPRAMVVDSIMADLSFAAQHVRAKVPTGTPGLWAAKMLYARFALFEGTFRKYHPELNLAATAARFLDSARAQAQDIMNSGNFAIYNTGKPDQDYATLFSSQDLLQNKEVILTCPFDLNKGLSGNVNGTVFGDYEQSPSHDLVQTYLMKDGSRFTDVPGYDKMIFVQEFANRDPRMAQTLAGPGFVRAGDTKPYIQRLNKNFSGYHQLKGYINSTDAVVTGSADFPVYRYAEALLTYAEAKAEMNTLTQSDLDKSINLLRARAGMPSLNLGVALANPDPVLAAQYPDVTDAMKGAILEIRRERRVEYALEGYRFADLMRWHAGKLLENIPEGMFFPGLGKYDMTGDGIEDIILIDKGQDIPTDDKKEKNSLGVILVYYKAGNFGDNVTVYLRNGNAGGTLVTETTKRTFKEPQYYYCPIPYTQVALNPKLTQIFGWQ, translated from the coding sequence ATGAAAAAAATTACTTATTATATCCTGGCCGGAATGCTGATCGTCAGCTCCGCCTGTAAGAAAGACTTCCTGGATCGCTATTCGCAGACCACCATTTCTCCTGAGCTGTTCTTCAAATCAGAAGAGGACCTGAGCCTGTATGTAAACGGATTGCTCAGTTTGCCCGGTACCGGTAGTTACCTGGGAGATCAGAACAGTGACAACTCCGCCACCACCGGCAACATGGAAATTAAAAACATTATGACGGGCACCCCCAGCTCCCAGAGTATCACCTCTGGCTGGGACTGGGGCAGGCTGAGGGATATCAATTACTTTCTCGACAACTGTGGTAAAACCCCGGTAACACAGGACGTAAAAGATCACTACGCCGGAGTGGCAAGGTTTTACAGGGCACGTTTCTATTTCGATAAAATACTCCGTTACTCCGATGTTCCCTGGTATGGCAGGGCGCTCAATCCCAGCGATCCGGAACTGTTTAAAGGACGGGATCCGAGGGCAATGGTAGTAGACAGCATCATGGCCGACCTTTCCTTCGCCGCACAGCATGTAAGGGCCAAAGTGCCAACAGGCACACCCGGGCTGTGGGCCGCCAAAATGCTGTATGCCCGGTTTGCCCTGTTTGAAGGTACTTTCCGCAAGTATCACCCTGAGCTAAATCTTGCTGCCACCGCCGCACGGTTTCTCGACAGCGCCCGCGCACAGGCGCAGGATATCATGAACTCTGGCAACTTCGCCATCTATAACACCGGCAAGCCCGATCAGGATTATGCAACCCTGTTCTCCAGCCAGGATCTGCTTCAGAACAAAGAAGTGATCCTTACCTGTCCATTCGATCTGAACAAAGGTTTGAGTGGCAACGTAAACGGTACGGTATTCGGCGACTATGAGCAATCTCCGTCGCACGACCTGGTGCAGACCTACCTGATGAAAGACGGCAGCCGTTTCACCGATGTTCCGGGCTACGACAAAATGATCTTCGTTCAGGAATTCGCCAACCGCGATCCGCGTATGGCGCAAACACTGGCAGGACCGGGCTTTGTGAGAGCCGGAGATACCAAACCTTATATACAGCGCCTGAACAAGAATTTCAGCGGCTACCATCAGTTGAAAGGATATATCAACAGCACCGATGCGGTGGTTACCGGAAGTGCCGACTTCCCGGTATACCGCTATGCAGAAGCACTCCTCACCTATGCTGAGGCAAAAGCGGAAATGAACACGCTCACACAGAGTGACCTCGATAAATCCATCAACCTGCTGCGTGCCCGCGCTGGCATGCCATCATTGAACCTCGGCGTAGCCCTTGCCAATCCTGATCCGGTGCTGGCTGCCCAATACCCGGATGTTACCGATGCGATGAAAGGTGCTATCCTGGAAATACGCAGGGAAAGAAGGGTAGAATATGCGCTCGAAGGCTACCGCTTCGCCGACCTGATGAGGTGGCACGCCGGCAAACTGCTGGAAAATATTCCCGAAGGCATGTTCTTCCCGGGATTGGGGAAATACGATATGACCGGCGATGGAATTGAAGATATCATTCTCATCGACAAAGGGCAGGATATACCAACAGACGACAAGAAAGAAAAGAACTCATTGGGCGTTATACTGGTATACTATAAAGCTGGAAACTTCGGCGACAACGTCACCGTATACCTGAGAAATGGTAACGCTGGCGGCACGTTGGTAACGGAAACCACTAAACGTACTTTCAAGGAACCGCAATACTATTACTGCCCCATTCCTTATACGCAAGTGGCGCTCAATCCGAAACTGACGCAAATATTCGGCTGGCAATAA
- a CDS encoding DHA2 family efflux MFS transporter permease subunit has product MHTASMTEYGYRRVIITLVAMLCSILELLDTTIVNVALNDLQGNLGATLSEVSWVVTAYGIGNVIIIPMTSWLSRQFGRRNYFAGSILIFTICSLLCGQANSIWTLAAFRFFQGMGGGALLATSQTIITESYPIEKRGQAHAIYMMGVIIGPAMGPLIGGYIIDNYSWPYIFYINIPLGILAALLTLQFVRSPQYGNKMSAKQVDWLGILLLAAAVGALQFVLEKGQEEDWFSSHLITILSVVAGMGIFFFIWREWTYDHPIVALRVLKNGTLAAGTLFSFIYGFGSYGSTFIVPLFTQSQLGWPATDAGLLVCVTSLSSLLIFPLTTRLLKSGIRPQYVMFAGMILFFGNCYMSSRILTPDTGFNVFFFVLVFRYFGLNMILLSVSAIAFSTLKTHEIAEGAAFTGMLRQLGGSFGIAIITTYITQRNALHRTDLVSHLNLADPVVSGRLHSMHTSFLSKGFTQDMAWKNSYKLMDNVVNKQATLLSYMDVYTTIGLLFLVCAPFVLLIKNRKKAIVADVH; this is encoded by the coding sequence ATGCACACAGCCTCCATGACTGAATACGGCTACAGAAGGGTGATTATTACACTGGTGGCCATGCTTTGCTCTATACTTGAACTACTGGATACTACTATCGTGAATGTGGCGCTGAATGATCTGCAGGGCAACCTGGGCGCAACATTATCAGAAGTCAGCTGGGTAGTAACCGCTTATGGTATCGGCAATGTGATCATTATACCAATGACCAGCTGGTTATCCCGGCAGTTTGGGCGACGGAATTATTTCGCCGGCTCCATCCTCATCTTCACCATATGCTCGCTGCTATGTGGCCAGGCCAATAGCATCTGGACACTTGCCGCCTTCCGCTTTTTCCAGGGTATGGGTGGTGGCGCACTGCTGGCTACTTCTCAGACCATTATTACCGAATCATATCCCATCGAAAAAAGAGGACAGGCACACGCTATCTACATGATGGGCGTCATTATTGGTCCGGCGATGGGCCCGCTGATCGGTGGCTATATCATCGACAACTACAGCTGGCCTTATATCTTTTATATCAATATTCCGCTTGGCATTTTAGCGGCTTTACTGACCCTGCAATTTGTACGCTCACCGCAATATGGCAATAAGATGTCCGCCAAACAGGTCGACTGGCTGGGCATCCTGTTGCTCGCGGCTGCAGTAGGCGCGTTGCAGTTTGTGCTGGAGAAGGGACAGGAAGAAGACTGGTTTAGCAGCCACCTCATTACGATATTATCGGTGGTAGCGGGTATGGGCATATTTTTCTTCATCTGGCGTGAGTGGACATATGATCATCCTATTGTAGCACTGCGGGTATTAAAGAATGGCACGCTGGCAGCAGGCACTTTATTCTCTTTCATTTATGGCTTTGGCTCCTATGGCTCTACGTTTATTGTGCCGCTGTTCACCCAGTCGCAACTGGGGTGGCCCGCTACGGATGCCGGTTTGCTGGTATGCGTTACTTCATTATCGAGCCTGTTGATTTTCCCGCTTACCACCCGATTGTTAAAATCTGGTATCCGGCCGCAGTATGTGATGTTTGCCGGCATGATACTTTTCTTCGGCAACTGCTACATGAGTTCCCGGATACTTACGCCCGATACCGGTTTCAACGTATTCTTCTTCGTGCTGGTATTCCGGTATTTCGGATTGAATATGATACTGCTCTCTGTGAGCGCTATTGCCTTCTCTACATTAAAGACACATGAAATTGCGGAGGGCGCGGCATTCACCGGCATGTTACGACAACTGGGCGGTTCTTTTGGCATTGCTATCATCACCACCTATATCACCCAACGCAATGCTTTGCATCGTACAGATCTTGTCAGTCATCTGAATCTGGCTGATCCCGTAGTATCTGGCCGGCTGCATAGTATGCACACGTCCTTTTTATCCAAAGGATTCACACAAGATATGGCATGGAAAAATAGTTATAAACTAATGGATAACGTCGTGAATAAACAAGCTACGCTGCTATCTTACATGGACGTATATACGACTATAGGTTTATTATTTCTGGTATGCGCTCCGTTTGTGTTACTGATAAAGAACAGAAAGAAAGCAATAGTGGCAGATGTACATTGA
- a CDS encoding DUF4846 domain-containing protein codes for MYLTRIFLLVYVLLNGLCFHLAAQPRTIASIPLPPGFKRVEQPAGSFGAWLRSRPLKKDNTVYLYDGRLKRNQTAQYAVMDISVGKKDLQQCADAVIRLRAEYLYDSGAYDKIAFHATDGSLMDYRSWMQGYRFRLKGQHLAKVKAATPCSNSACFAAYLETVFSWAGTLSLSRELLPVKDTRNITPGNVFIRGGAPGHAVTVVDVAQNAAGQRIFLLAQSYMPAQDIHVLKNPAAASPWYAAGFTGKMVTPEWVFDAGELAAFSR; via the coding sequence ATGTACCTGACACGGATCTTTCTGCTTGTATATGTTTTATTGAATGGCCTTTGTTTTCATCTTGCTGCACAGCCACGGACCATTGCCAGTATCCCGCTGCCACCGGGCTTTAAGCGGGTGGAGCAGCCGGCCGGTAGCTTCGGCGCCTGGCTGAGAAGCCGCCCCCTGAAAAAAGATAATACGGTATATCTCTACGATGGTCGTCTTAAAAGGAACCAGACGGCACAATATGCAGTCATGGACATCTCCGTTGGAAAAAAGGATCTGCAACAATGTGCAGATGCGGTAATACGTTTGCGCGCCGAATACCTGTACGACTCCGGCGCCTACGATAAGATCGCCTTTCATGCAACCGACGGTTCATTGATGGATTACCGCAGCTGGATGCAGGGATACCGTTTTCGCCTCAAGGGCCAACACCTGGCGAAAGTGAAAGCAGCCACTCCATGCAGCAACAGTGCCTGTTTTGCGGCTTATCTTGAAACTGTTTTCAGTTGGGCCGGCACGTTGTCGCTCAGCAGGGAACTACTACCGGTAAAGGATACACGCAATATAACTCCCGGCAATGTATTTATCAGGGGAGGAGCCCCCGGCCATGCAGTAACCGTGGTGGATGTAGCTCAGAATGCAGCCGGACAACGGATTTTCCTGCTGGCGCAGAGCTATATGCCGGCGCAGGATATACATGTATTAAAGAATCCTGCTGCTGCCAGCCCCTGGTATGCCGCAGGATTTACCGGGAAGATGGTAACGCCGGAGTGGGTGTTCGATGCGGGCGAGCTGGCAGCGTTTAGCCGTTGA
- the lgt gene encoding prolipoprotein diacylglyceryl transferase, whose translation MMMFLYWGISPEIFHIGGFALRYYSVGFMLAFISAYGVLTAVFRRERIAPALLDRLLIYIVAGTLVGARLGHCLFYDFDWYKEHPWEIVLPFRWGADGFHFTGYEGLASHGGAIGILVTAWLFARRYQMSYTWLLDRLAMVVPLAGCFVRIGNFFNSEIIGIPTKLPWAVVFSRVDQQPRHPAQLYEAFCYLLIFVFLWYCYKRNARPGILLGYLLVLVFSARFLIEFVKEDQSAFEHAWLLNMGQLLSIPMIAAGICLLFAGWYRKKTTA comes from the coding sequence ATGATGATGTTTTTATATTGGGGAATATCGCCGGAAATATTTCACATCGGCGGATTTGCGCTGCGCTATTATAGTGTGGGATTTATGCTGGCGTTTATCAGCGCTTACGGAGTACTGACTGCCGTTTTCCGCCGGGAGCGGATAGCTCCTGCGTTGTTAGACCGGCTATTGATATACATCGTGGCGGGAACGCTGGTAGGCGCGCGCCTGGGGCATTGCCTGTTCTACGACTTCGACTGGTATAAAGAGCATCCATGGGAAATAGTATTGCCTTTCAGATGGGGTGCAGACGGATTTCATTTTACAGGTTACGAAGGCCTGGCCAGTCATGGTGGAGCTATCGGGATCCTGGTGACGGCGTGGTTATTTGCACGGCGGTATCAGATGTCTTATACCTGGCTGCTGGACCGGCTGGCGATGGTAGTGCCGCTGGCAGGATGTTTTGTCCGCATCGGTAATTTTTTTAATTCGGAGATTATTGGTATTCCCACCAAACTGCCATGGGCAGTGGTTTTTAGCAGGGTAGACCAGCAGCCCAGGCATCCGGCCCAGTTGTATGAAGCCTTCTGTTACCTGCTTATTTTCGTTTTTTTATGGTACTGCTATAAAAGAAACGCCCGGCCTGGCATCCTGTTAGGATACCTGCTGGTATTGGTTTTCAGCGCCCGCTTCCTGATCGAGTTTGTGAAGGAAGATCAATCTGCCTTTGAGCATGCATGGCTGCTGAACATGGGACAGCTGCTGAGTATACCAATGATTGCTGCCGGTATTTGTTTATTGTTTGCCGGTTGGTATAGGAAGAAAACAACGGCGTAA
- a CDS encoding MBL fold metallo-hydrolase — protein MSLFITSLNSGSNGNCYYIGNEEEAVLIDAGISCRETEKRMARLGLTMNKVKAIFISHEHIDHIRGVAVLVRKYRLPVYITNSTMVHGGLNLDEQFVRSFSAYDPIQVGGLAVTAFPKHHDASEPHSFVVAGNEVTIGIFTDIGAPCEHLIRHFQQCHAAFLEANYDEDMLEKGRYPYYLKNRIRGGKGHLSNRQALEVFTTHRPPFMSHLLLSHLSRDNNNPELVKALFDQHAAGTNIVVASRYAETAVYRITI, from the coding sequence ATGTCGCTGTTTATTACATCATTGAATTCGGGAAGCAACGGGAACTGTTATTATATCGGTAACGAAGAAGAGGCAGTTTTGATAGATGCCGGCATCTCCTGCCGGGAAACGGAAAAGCGCATGGCCCGTTTGGGGCTTACGATGAATAAGGTAAAAGCCATATTCATTTCACACGAACATATAGATCATATCCGTGGAGTAGCGGTACTCGTCAGGAAATACCGGCTCCCGGTTTATATCACCAACAGCACCATGGTGCATGGCGGCCTTAACCTTGACGAGCAGTTTGTAAGGTCGTTTTCTGCCTACGACCCCATACAGGTAGGTGGACTTGCAGTAACGGCCTTTCCCAAGCATCATGATGCTTCTGAGCCGCATAGTTTCGTAGTAGCCGGGAATGAAGTGACCATCGGCATATTCACGGATATCGGAGCTCCCTGTGAACACCTGATCCGGCATTTTCAGCAATGTCATGCGGCCTTTCTCGAAGCTAACTATGACGAGGATATGCTGGAAAAAGGCCGGTATCCCTATTACCTGAAGAACCGGATCAGAGGTGGTAAAGGGCACTTATCGAACCGCCAGGCCCTTGAAGTATTCACCACTCACCGGCCGCCTTTCATGAGTCATCTGTTGCTCTCTCACCTCTCGCGCGATAACAACAACCCCGAGCTCGTGAAAGCACTGTTCGATCAGCATGCAGCCGGAACGAATATAGTGGTAGCGTCGAGATATGCGGAAACAGCTGTGTATAGAATCACAATTTGA
- a CDS encoding AraC family transcriptional regulator, with protein MYATTLEKYGILAETGHTKGMKEQYYTMKPEDGWAGNGSYTSLDGIDVHYSQVSALQTMRVDLVSPDDFVEMHFSLSGRLAAKSPVLRHLSTFDQLQHNLFAVPANSITNYDYQVSNEPVAMLEILFRKEYFESIMHEQSALHNTVLDHIARKKMMAADQRHAGITPQMLSVLSDIIYCKRTGYYKKIFLEARIMELFLLQTEVLEERSGRSGCNFLSDFSADVDKIYFVKEMIDKDPIADYSLIGLSKKAGLNTFKLKKGFKEVFGETVFGYIQDLKMEKARRMLLDEGMQVSEVAYVLGYNSPNNFSTAFRKKFGLTPGKMKQ; from the coding sequence ATGTATGCAACCACATTGGAAAAGTACGGGATCCTGGCTGAAACCGGCCATACGAAAGGGATGAAGGAACAATATTATACCATGAAGCCGGAAGATGGATGGGCCGGCAATGGTTCTTATACCTCACTTGACGGAATTGATGTGCATTACAGCCAGGTGTCTGCATTACAGACTATGCGGGTGGATCTTGTTTCGCCGGATGATTTTGTGGAAATGCATTTTTCCCTCAGCGGCCGGCTTGCTGCGAAAAGTCCTGTATTAAGGCATCTCAGTACGTTTGATCAGTTGCAGCATAACCTGTTTGCCGTGCCGGCTAATAGTATCACCAATTACGACTACCAGGTATCCAATGAGCCGGTGGCTATGCTGGAGATACTTTTCAGGAAGGAATATTTTGAATCCATCATGCATGAGCAATCCGCGTTGCATAATACTGTGCTGGATCATATCGCCCGCAAAAAAATGATGGCCGCGGACCAAAGGCATGCAGGCATTACCCCTCAAATGCTGTCGGTACTGAGTGATATTATTTATTGCAAGCGTACCGGCTACTACAAAAAAATATTCCTGGAAGCCAGAATTATGGAGCTTTTCCTGTTGCAGACAGAGGTACTTGAAGAACGGTCCGGACGAAGCGGATGTAATTTTCTGTCTGACTTTTCTGCTGATGTAGATAAGATATATTTTGTGAAGGAGATGATAGACAAAGATCCTATCGCTGATTATTCCCTGATAGGTCTTAGCAAAAAAGCGGGCCTTAACACATTCAAGCTGAAGAAAGGATTTAAAGAGGTTTTTGGAGAAACCGTGTTTGGATATATACAGGATCTGAAAATGGAGAAAGCCCGGAGAATGTTGCTGGATGAGGGAATGCAGGTGAGTGAAGTGGCATATGTGCTGGGCTATAACAGTCCTAATAATTTCAGCACAGCTTTCAGAAAAAAGTTTGGTTTAACTCCCGGAAAGATGAAACAGTAG
- a CDS encoding metallophosphoesterase, whose product MNRRDILKQGGLMAAGTLLGPAALKAANNGKKGPVLTIAHITDVHIREDLDAPARFKKCLEEIKKKKIDFFLNGGDAIFDASYDNVKRERVTQLWGVWDDCISGLKSYDIYSCIGNHDIWWKAPSKDDSMYGKDYVVKRLNIPHRYYSFNRKGWHFIILDGNNENVSLDEEQYKWLEQDLQQLPAGTPTLLMSHYPILGITPVLVGGGHSDHQKLKSLFYQHRDKVKICLSGHNHLSDNAVYNDVRYCCNGAMSGYWWGKGDKESAGEGYYLETPPGYAILKLYEDGKVENEYIKHNY is encoded by the coding sequence ATGAATAGAAGAGACATCCTGAAACAAGGAGGCCTCATGGCTGCCGGTACCCTGCTGGGACCGGCAGCCTTAAAGGCAGCGAACAATGGGAAAAAGGGCCCGGTGCTCACGATAGCACATATAACGGATGTGCATATACGGGAAGACCTGGATGCACCGGCACGTTTTAAGAAATGCCTGGAAGAAATCAAAAAGAAAAAGATTGATTTCTTTCTCAATGGAGGCGACGCTATCTTCGATGCCTCTTACGATAACGTGAAGCGCGAAAGAGTTACCCAGCTATGGGGTGTATGGGATGACTGTATCAGCGGGCTGAAATCTTACGACATCTACAGCTGTATCGGCAATCACGATATCTGGTGGAAAGCTCCTTCCAAAGACGATAGCATGTACGGTAAAGACTACGTCGTGAAACGGCTGAATATTCCGCACCGCTACTACAGCTTCAACCGCAAGGGCTGGCATTTTATCATCCTCGACGGCAACAACGAAAACGTGTCGCTGGATGAAGAACAGTATAAATGGCTGGAGCAGGATCTGCAACAATTACCAGCGGGCACTCCCACACTGTTAATGTCGCACTACCCCATCCTTGGCATTACTCCCGTGTTGGTAGGCGGCGGCCACAGCGATCACCAGAAACTGAAATCACTCTTCTATCAACACCGCGATAAAGTTAAGATATGTCTTAGCGGCCATAATCATCTGTCAGACAACGCCGTTTATAACGATGTGCGCTATTGCTGTAATGGCGCTATGAGTGGCTACTGGTGGGGAAAAGGAGATAAGGAGTCTGCAGGAGAAGGATATTATCTCGAAACACCTCCCGGCTATGCTATTCTGAAGTTATATGAAGATGGAAAGGTGGAGAATGAGTATATAAAACATAACTATTAG
- a CDS encoding Crp/Fnr family transcriptional regulator, which translates to MNHNLPHWYEGLMKKYPVVSPAEWQLLDTIATVKHIKKGDAFLRYGKVARYSAFVISGIFKFAIQDEEGSEKIIKFGFVNDFLANCESYNKKAPSAVSIIAMEDAVILRINIKKLQPLYDLHMNLLHVNLQLYQELMEQQSEHQYILSLKSPLQRYKFLLERRPAIIQKISLTNIARYLYISREALSRARLYLLDQSRNFCD; encoded by the coding sequence ATGAACCACAACCTGCCTCACTGGTACGAAGGTCTGATGAAGAAATACCCGGTTGTATCCCCTGCGGAATGGCAGCTGCTGGACACTATTGCCACCGTAAAACATATTAAAAAGGGAGATGCCTTTCTTCGCTATGGTAAGGTAGCGCGCTATTCGGCATTTGTCATTTCCGGGATATTTAAATTTGCCATACAGGATGAGGAAGGGTCTGAAAAGATTATAAAATTCGGTTTTGTTAATGACTTCCTGGCTAATTGCGAAAGCTATAATAAAAAAGCTCCCTCTGCAGTTAGTATCATTGCGATGGAGGATGCAGTAATATTGAGAATCAATATCAAAAAGCTGCAGCCCTTGTATGATCTCCATATGAATTTACTGCATGTGAATCTTCAGTTGTACCAGGAGCTCATGGAACAGCAATCGGAACACCAATATATACTTTCACTTAAAAGCCCGTTGCAGCGTTATAAATTTCTGCTGGAGCGCCGGCCCGCCATTATTCAGAAGATTTCCCTGACCAATATCGCCAGGTACCTTTATATCAGCCGGGAAGCCCTCAGCCGGGCACGTTTATACCTGTTGGATCAGAGCCGGAACTTTTGTGATTGA